One Procambarus clarkii isolate CNS0578487 chromosome 47, FALCON_Pclarkii_2.0, whole genome shotgun sequence genomic window, GGACCACGGCCACAGCAAGGACCGGGCCGCCAAGAGTGTTGTTAATGTGATCAGTAACACCCGCATCACTCACACACACGGCCTCGAAGTCGACCACAACAAGCTGGGGATCAAGATCACCATCGACGACGACTTCAAGAGGTCTCACCGGATGCCACAGACCGGTGTCATGGCACTAACCCCACCGTCGCCGCCAGAAGTGCCCGCCAGCCCTCCCTGTGACCTCCCAGATTCACCGGAGAGTGCCTCCATGTACGAAGATCAGCCGGCCTTTTCTTACAACCCTGCTGTCACCGCCCAgtaccattcaagtgttacagccaccagcaccaacagtctGTCCACTCTTACCACATCCATCCATAGCGCACTCTCCTGCCCCAACACAATCAAGCAGGAACCAGAGGATCTTCTTTATGAAGCCGTTTACACTCCACAGAGTCTAGCGTCCCCTGGTCTCGGCTCTCCACTAAGTGAAGCCCCAACCACACCTAACTTTAAGACAGAGATTAAGAAGGAAATACAGAGTCCACACGAGTTTTCCAATGAAAAGCCCACAGATCATGCCACTCTTGATGACCTGTATAGTATCACAGATTTCATCCCCATCACAGACATAAAGATGGATTTGGATTCCCTTGATGCAGCTGACATTGACTTCGATGCCGTCAGCACAAGTTCGGGTTCCCACTTCGACTTTCCTAGTGTGACTGAGGAAACTGATCACCTTTTGTCAGATTGCGGTCTTTCCCACACGTGGATTGGTTCCAGCAATTTCCTGCTATAGGCAGGGAGGCCGGAACTTGTGCAACGAGTGTtgatttttatataaatatatatatatatattttctttcgtGTTTACAACGAAAGACAGACTTATCTGTCCAGCATAGACTTAAATGTACTCTAGTGAAGTCATTAGTACACGAGAGACATGTTGGACCGGGACCAATGTCCTAACCAAGCTTTCGAAGCCTCCATAATGGTGCCAGTGCCTTCAACCATTGTTTCCTAAGATTTttcaacagtaccacaacagaccaagccagccagccagagttaCAGCATTGTGGTCAACAAAATGGTGCACAAAAATAATCTCGTTGATAAATTGACTAGCCTCAGTTGCCAGCAATGTACAGTTTCCTCTGATGTTTCTCTCGTGGAAAACTCCCAGTGATTGTAAGTCATTTTAACTTTACTGTGTATGAGGCTTTTCTGTGATGTCCTTTTTCTTGAATAGGCCTAAGTGCAAGTGGACGGTTTGGAGTTTGATTTCTAAATGAACTGTTAAGAATTATGAAACTGCTTCAGTGCTACAAAATACAGGCAGTCGGTTTTATGGAGGGaaatagtgtgtgtgtacattaaaTATTGTAAAGATGAAAGGGGGTTGGAGAAGCTACACGTTATAATCATACCCCGCTTTGTGCTCCTGTCTCCACCATCTTGTGAAGGGGCGAAGGTCATTGTATCAACACATGACTCGCGGGTGCTGTGGTGGTACATGTTCCGAGTCACCCCAAGAGACCCAAGCTCTCTAAGACTGACACTTCAACATCGTCGATGTCGAGGGACGGCGCTACAAGAAGCACATCTGGTCGAGGATCGTATGCGTGTGTGATGGAGACCGGTCGACTGCAGTGCAGGTGTGGGTTCGACAGGCAAATGTTTTGAGGCAGATCGTCAGTGTTCAAGACATCATTCGCCCCTTTGGATGATGACGTCCGCCACCTTGTTTAACTGGACAGGTAAGTTTGTGTTTGTTATAAGTGCAGCGTAGTGTTATAAATTTGGTTAACGGTTAGAAAAAGACAGATTTGCAATGCAACATTCATTTTTAGATAAAAATCTTCGATCTAACTTTTGCTTGTGTTATTTTTTATACATATAATTCGCTTTCTTCATTGGGGAATTGACTATATGCTTGTAAAATATTGCTTGGATATTGCTTGGATGCTCACAGTACCGTCTCGAAATTTACATAACTGGCACTAAAACGGAGATTTAAGCTTTCACTCGAGCTGAGTTGTCTAGTAGAATTCAACCATTTGCCCCCTATGTAATTTCAATTGCAAATTACAAAATTGTGCATAACATTGATATTGTAGATTGGCAACTTATGACTTAGATGAAGGGTGGGATAACCAACAGATTTTTTGGTGATGCTTCCAAGAATGTTTTAAATCTCATACAGTGTTAACTAACAGTTACATAGTTTCTGAAATCTTCCCTTATtgtaaccatatatatatatatatatatatatatatatatatatatatatatatatatatatatatatatatatatatatatatatatatatatatgacaatgtcagaccacggaggaaaaatgaaacaggaaatttccttaagtactttcgtatattaaatacatcttcagaaggtgtatttaatatacgaaagtacttaaggaaatttcctgtttcatttttcctccgtggtctgacattgtcacattcttaatcacgtgtttattttcgtgatatacacatatatatatatatatatatatatatatatatatatatatatatatataatatatatatatatataatatatatatatatatatatatatatatatatatatataatatatatatatatatatatatatatatatatatatatatatatatatatatatatatatatatatatatatatatatatattccaaaatATGTTCAAAATAATACAGTTCTCGTTCATGTATCGTTCCAGATGTGAACCTCAGACAAGCTTGAAGACCTGTCCCGGACACACACTGATTCCCCAGCGGGCATTGGACACAGTTTGAGTGACGTCATTAGTGCAATAAACAAATGACAGTTCAGTGGCGTttcttgtaaaaaaaaaagataagaagATAGTTTGTAGTATTTATATATTGTTACAAGAGTTTATTATCGTTATCCCAGTGATAGAGTAAACAATGAAGACTTTGTTTTatccacttttttttttgtttatgtgaacaaacaaaaatatatttttgtttggGGGGATAAGGGATTTTTTTGTTTGATAGTTATAACATCATATTGAGATGTTGTACCTATATGACGTCACTGGACTTGTTCTTTTAACCCCACCTGATGCTGATGATGTCACTGCTCTTGAGTATTGAGACCCCATTAatcggaagaagaagaagaaaaacggTGTCAGTTTTTGTTTGAAATTCTAGTCAGTACAACATTATTACTTTGCAATAGAAATAACAACTCAAATAATGTTTTGTCATGTATTTCAATTTGAGACAGCAATTATTTGATATGTTTATTTAATGTTCGATATATGTTTAAATCGTTCaaagtttatatataaatttttttttaatcggTAGAAGGAAATTCCTGTACATTATAAATTGGTTTCAcatcaaaacaaaacaaacaaaaataataaaaaataataaaaatagttGCTCAAAAGGTGTAAAATTCAGTAGCTTTTAAGACAAGACTTTTACAAAAGATAACATCAGAAATTTTCACACAAATGATCTCATTCTCTTCAGCGATAAACCCATAAATTACTTAGTTTGTACTTTTTGTTACTTCATTAACATACTATTTACTCCCCCCATCTTCCCCACCCCCTcgtcctttctttctctttaagacgttccttcctttcttccttccttccttctgcctgaaaaaaaataataacttaTATTATTGAtcatattttgtacatagtgttatattaaaaatattccttGTACAGTTATACTATATGGCATTTCTTCATTAAGATAAAACTACaggttttttatatattttgtagTGGTAGCGACTGTAGGTCTCGTGCCCGGGAAGACGGGCATGAGAAACAAATACATTTTTATATGTTTCAAGTGATTGTCTTTGCGTTTACTCATATCCTTTTATCCTTATcgattttgtttataaatatataaaaatcgaTATAAAAATATATCGATTTTTATATATTTGAATAAAATATATCCATTTTATTCAAATGGATGTCATTGATGCATTTTGGGGTCTTATGAAGAGAAAGTTTGATGGTGAAAGAAAAAGTTTATAGTTAAACAGTTGACGAGCACATTGAAACTATATTGTATGAAGGAACAGAAGCAtcctttataaaaaaaaaaataccttttCAAAACACCCAAGAAAATGTTAAAACATAAAAATGCCATTTAAAGACATGCAAGTGACACTACTAAGAAAGAGAAATTTGACAAATCTTGTAAAATGAGcttttttttaagaaaagaaaAACAGGCTTTTTATATGATTTTGTAAATAAATTATTCTAAAATAATTGTACTTATAGCAAACTATTTGGTCAAAAGTACCAAATGTGTACAATTGGGCATCCGAAAAAAGTTAAAATTTTCTTTACTAATGTACTGAATTATAGTAATATTTACTTTATTGAAAGGTAATTCAATTGGCTTTCTAGAAATTTTGGAATATAATTAAAAGAACCTATCCAAGcaatcctaatatatatatatatatatatatatatatatatatatatatatatatatatatatatatatatatatatatatatatacgtatatatatatatatatatatatatatatatatatatatatatatatatatatatatatttgttatatatagGCCTAGGAGTGGCCCATCAGTACATAGTGGTACGTTCGACCATGTAGATGCTGTAAGTACCACCATTTTACATTGAAATACGTACATATGTACACCCTAAGTTGTATCTGCTCGGTGTACACACGCTTGAGAGTATAGGACTAAAGCTTGCTAGTAAGTCCTCGGCCACATCCAGGGCTAAAGTATGTTTGCTAGTTGGTCGGTaaagctattgtggtggccttaatacctctccagagattgataggccttGATCTAaacaccaaataaataaataaataaaaacaattaTGTACTACATAATAAATTGCTCTTCAAACAACAATAAAATGAGAGATGGGGATGTAAATGTAAAAATGCAATaacaatgtaaaaaaaaaattactgaaaACTTCATGTGAAAAAAGACTTTAAAACACAATTCAAGACTATCCTTCATCTGAAATCATTCTGAATATAATCTCTCTGAACTGGGCCTCTTAAGGCACTTGTACTTAGTTCTGCAAGAGGTCAAGCAGAaccaaaataaaacaaatgaaaaaaaacttcTCAATACAGAAACGGAGTCTTCGAGGATTCTTTGAAAATAAAAGTTTAATATTTGCATGAAATAATCAGAAAAATCAGATAAATAACGAAGCAATGGGAATAGATCCTTAAGGATAATAACGGAAGGGCAACAGATCCTTCAGGATAATAACGCTAGAATAAGGACTATACCTTGAAAGGTCTCTCTGTACTCGACCAGTTCGTGAAGAACCCGACGCattatttaaattaaaattataaaatttatgtttttcaaagcGCTTTTCGCgatagattaggttgggttgCATGTGTTCCTACGTTGCTAACTAGACGAAACAGTTGCATTTTCAACGGAGTGGTTGAGAAAGGACTCAGCCATCACCCATGGATGGCGGAGTACTGGATGAGAATAACAAGCATCCAGCTATCTACGAGATTTGTTCTTTTTTATCATATTCTGTTCTTCCTAGTAAAGATTATGAACATGAGTTATGTGGGAGATGCAGCAAAGGTTCCCAACTTCTTTCCTGAGACACTGAAGCATTCGTAATGTCACGTTGAAGCACAGTGTGTTACACTAGTGTGACACAGTGTGGAAGTCTGCCTTCACACAAGGTCGAGGCAGATCCCATATACAATTTCAAATACAGATATGAtgcagcccaataggctcaggaagctgaacaccagttgatttacaatcgagacgcgggaccaaagagccgaatttCAACTAGATGAATACTAATGCACACTTATTTTTGTAcacattcttacattcttgtacatccaCTAGCACGTATAGTGGTTtgtgcaagtccttaatcctaatttcacACTGAAGCTCATTTAACGTCACACAGAAGCACACTTATTGTCATACTGAAGCACACATAATGGCACACTAATGCCCACTTCATCTCATACTGTAGCTCACTTAACGTCACATAGAAGCACACTTAATAATAACACTTAATATTGCAATAACAGAGACAAAACTGTCAAACAATATAGAAAATGCAAACTTCCCTTGAGGATATCAAATGATAGGGAACGACGGGGAGGGGGCAAAGGTGGTGCATGTAGCCTACTATACTCTTTATGGAAGTAAAAATAGTATCAGAGGAATCCAATCAGTAGGAATATTTACAACATTTAGGGACATGAAGATAGCGGTGATTTACAGTCCCTCACTAAACAGAAGGCCTAGGGTCGAATATGACAAATGCAATGAGCCTCGcctgattgaaattgaaattgaaataagtatattgaggtaaaatacactcaaagggatgaggtagctcaagctatcctcaccccattcagtacgacGTGTTCacacatatataaacacacatcacaaacaataaacatattaccgaacattctgagagataaacatatacatttcactCGCCTGATGGTAAGAGAAAGAGCAGCCACGGCGTCAAGCGGAGCCAGAATGAGGACTCTAATACTTGGGGATTTCAATCACACACAAATAGACTTGATAAATTCCCACGGTGGGGGATGAGACATGGAgagtaaaactggtagacacaatAGGCAAGCACTTCTTGAAACAGCATATTACACAACCAATAAGGAAAGAGGACTCATGCAGCATCATCATGACTTGGTGTTTACTCAAAATGAATCAGATATTTGGGTACGGGCAGCAAGACTGGTGCCAGATCTATGAGGGTTAAGCTACGAGGATAGGCTAATAGAAGTAAATCTCACATTTAAAGAGGACAGAAGAAACAAAggagggatatgatcacaacgtacaaaattCTGAGTGGAAGGAAGAAGCTATCAggggaaatcgccaagccatcacgactatatagcccttggaaggggtcaggattaaaatttgggatgggacggggacggggggggggaaggaaaaaaacggtgcccaaccacttggacggtaggggattgaacgccgacctgcataaagctagaccggcgctctaccgtccatcccaagtaaGAAAATATGACAACTAGGACACAAATGGAAGCTAGAGAAACAAAGGAGTCTGacgaatgtaaggaaatacttgtAACCTGTAGTGGGttgtgggcctcgtagcctggtaagtgggcctcgtagcctggtggatagcgcgcaggactcgtaattctgtggcgcgggttcgattcccgcacgaagcagaaacaaatgggcaaaagtttctttcaccctgaatgcccctgttacctagcagtaaataggtacctgggagttagacagctgtcacgggctgcttcctgggggtggaggcctggtcgaggaccgggccgcggggacactaaagccccgaaatcatctcaagataacctcaagataacctgtacgGGTGGTCAATAGGTGGAATGGTACTGAAATAAgaagctgtggaagccacctccatccacaattttCAGGACAGATTagacaaagaatttgaacgtcaGAATAACTGAGCTGTAGCGCAACAGGTTCAAggcaatgttgttgttttagatttagctactcagaacgaaatgtccatgtagcacgggctatggcgagcccgtaattcTTCAAGGCAAGTAATTCTTCGTCTACTTTCAAGGCAAGCAGACGATGGCACAAATAGCTACACCTCACTtccccgtagtcactgatagATATAATATATAGTTCTGAAGCTCACCTAACATAAAGAGACGTTCACCACAAAGTTACCAACCAAACTCTAACcttacttaacctaatctaaactaccccaacctaacctaaccacccagactctaacctaacctaacttaacctaatcaaatcatgtgtgtgtgtactcacctatttgtgtttgcgggggttgagctgtgtatgtactcacct contains:
- the LOC123748911 gene encoding transcription factor Sox-11, with product MLPLANYERVPVPTSTTTVFGSMLVNDSSNTPYSDATQTKKHPPNHIKRPMNAFMVWSQMERREIIKFAPDMHNAEISKQLGRRWKLLSEEQRRPYRDEAERLKQLHMREYPNYKYRPRKKGQKAQLKGVTEKNGGKVTKVRDHGHSKDRAAKSVVNVISNTRITHTHGLEVDHNKLGIKITIDDDFKRSHRMPQTGVMALTPPSPPEVPASPPCDLPDSPESASMYEDQPAFSYNPAVTAQYHSSVTATSTNSLSTLTTSIHSALSCPNTIKQEPEDLLYEAVYTPQSLASPGLGSPLSEAPTTPNFKTEIKKEIQSPHEFSNEKPTDHATLDDLYSITDFIPITDIKMDLDSLDAADIDFDAVSTSSGSHFDFPSVTEETDHLLSDCGLSHTWIGSSNFLL